In the Flavobacteriales bacterium genome, CACCGGCGCGGTGGTCGACGGGGTGGTCCACTATGGCACGGGAAGCGACGGCACGCAGCGCTACGCGGATTGGTGGGCCCTGCATGCGGATGTGGGCCTCCAGCAGGCCGATGTGCCCACCCGGATCGTGGCCCATCCGAACCCGACCGCCGGCGACCTTCATCTCACCGGCATCCGCTCAGGCGCTCCACTGCCGCTCAGCATCCTGGATCCCGCTGGACGAGCTGTGCGTACGGGGACGTACGCTGCGGACCGCATCGTGGACGTGTCCGGCCTTCCACCCGGCACCTATCACCTTGTGCTGCACGCGCCGGGTGGCCCTCACACCGTGCGGTTCATCCGCATCCCCTGACCCATGGACCTCATCGACCCCGAGCTCGACGCGTACTGCGAGGCGCACAGCGGCATCGAAGCCCCCCACCTGCGTGCCTTGCGGGAGGAGACCTATGCGGGGGTGTACATGCCGCAGATGTGCAGCGGGCACCTGCAGGGCCGCTTCCTTTCGATGCTCAGCCACCTGGTGCGCCCGAAGGTGATCGTGGAGATCGGCACCTACACCGGCTACAGTGCGCTCTGCCTCGCGGAAGGGCTTGCGCCCGGCGGCATGTTGCACACCATCGACATCGACCCGCACCTGCCGCCCTTCGTGGCGCGCCACATCGCGGCGGCGGGCTTCCACGACCGCATCACCACGCACCACCGGTCGGCGCTGGAGGTCATCCCCACGCTGCCCACCCCGTTCGACCTTGTGTTCATCGACGCCGACAAACCGGCCTATCCCGCCTACTTCGATGCCGTGGTGGACCGCGTGCGGCCGGGCGGGCTCATCATCGCCGACAACGTGCTGTGGAGCGGCAGGGTGCTTCAACCCACCGGGGAGCAGGACCACCAAACGGCGGCCCTCGTGGCCTATGCACATCGCGTGAACGGGGATCCGCGGGTGGAGCCGGTGATCGTACCCCTCCGCGACGGGCTGATGATCGCCCGACGACGCTGACCGATGTCAGGTGCGGGGGATGCGTGCCTTCCGACCTTCAACGCATCATGGAAGCACAATTGTTCTACAAGGAACTTGGACGGCTGTTGTACGCCGTGGCCGCGGTGGACGGGAAGGTGAGCCCGAAGGAGGTCGACACCTTGAAACGCGTGGTGAAGGAGCGGCTGGTGCCCGTGGAGGCGGGCATGGACCATTTCGGCAGCGACCAGGCGTACATCACGGAGTTCGAGTTCGATGTGCTGGCCGAGCGCAATGCCACCAGTGAGGAGGCCTACACGTCGTTCATCGCGTACATGGCCCGGCACCGCAATGACCTGGGCGGGGAGCGCCGCGACCTCATCTACGCCTGTGCGCACGCCGTGGCCCGGGCGGTGCACGGGGTGGGCGCGAAGGAGTTCCCCCTGCTGGTGGACCTGCACCGGCACCTGGGCTGACCGGCCACCGCTACCTTGGGCGCATGACCGCGCCCCTCATCGACCTGCGCAGCGATACCGTCACGCGCCCCACCCCGGCCATGCTCGAAGCGATGCTGCGCGCGGAGGTGGGCGACGATGTGTTCGGCGAGGACCCCACGGTGAACGCCCTGGAGGAACGGTTGGCCGCGATGTTCGGGCACGAGGCCGCGGTCCTCTGCCCGAGCGGCACCATGACGAACCAGATCGCGATCAACGTGCACACGCGCCCGGGGGACGAGGTGATCTGCGAGGAGGGCGCGCACGTGTACCGCTACGAGGGTGGCGGCATGATGGCGACCAGTGGCTGCAGCGTGAAGCATGTGCCGGCCGATCGGGGTCGCTTCACGGCGGAAGCGGTGATCGAGGCCGTGAACGACCGCAGCGCCGCCTATCTGGCGAACAGCCGGATGGTGGTGGTGGAGAACACCGCGAACCGCGGTGGTGGCGCCATCTGGGACATGGCCGCAGTGCGCCGGATCCGAGAGGCGTGCGATGCGCACGACCTGCGCCTGCACCTGGACGGCGCACGGCTGTTCAATGCGATGGCCGTGGACGGCAGCGCGGCGACGCAGTGGGGAGCGTTGTTCGAGAGCCTCTCGATCTGCCTCAGCAAAGGGCTCGGCGCACCGGCGGGCAGTGTGCTCATCGGCCCGGCCCCGTTCATCCACCAGGCTCGGCGCGTGCGCAAACGCCTGGGCGGTGGCATGCGGCAGGCCGGTATCCTGGCCGCTGCCGGGCTCCACGCCCTGGAGCACCACGTGGCACGGCTGCCGGACGACCACCTCCGGGCCCGGCGCATCGGCGAAGCCCTGCACACCATGCCCCGGGTGGACGAGGTGATGCCGGTGGTGACGAACATCGTGATCTACACCCTGCGTGAGGGCCACAGCGCCGCCGACCACGTGGCCGCCCTCGCCCGCGAAGGCATCCGCTGCCTGGCCATCGGCCCCCGTCAGGTGCGCATGGTGACGCACCTGGACGTGGATGACGCAGCGATCGACCGTGTCGTGGACCGCCTGCGATCGATGGCGGACTGACCGGCCCGCCCGGAGGCTTCGCGTACACTTGCAGGCCCATGTCCGCACCGGCACGCTCCCCTACCTGGTCCTACCTGCTGATCGCGGTGGTGCTGTTGGCGGCCCTGGGGTACACGGTCCTGTCGTTGACGCAGTTCCCGCGGCGCACCGAGGAACTGGCGCGAATGGGGCTGGAACGCACCATCCGCAACCTGCGCACCAAGGTGCAGGGGGAGTTCGAACGGCTGGCGATGGACCTTCAGAAGGAGGCCGCCTTCGTGGCGCTGCACGATTCGATGCGGGTGCCCGAGCTGGTGGACCGCTGGCAGGCGCTGCTCGCGACCGAGCCGTCCCTGAACGCCGTGTACCTGGCCAACGAACGTGGCGCGGAGGTGGCGCTGCTGCGCACAGCGAGCGGCATCCGGGTGCGCCGGCAACTGGAAGGCCCGGGCCATGGCTTTCCCGTGAGCTGGGCACTGGTGCCGGAGGCCCCGCTCGAACGGGCCCGCATCGACAGCACGCTGTACGACCCCCGGATGGAAGCTTGGTTCAGCCGGGCCTTGAGCGAGCGGAAAGCGGAACCGGTGTGGAGCACAGCGGAGCGCTCTGCGGAAAGGGATACCATCGTCAATGAGGTGCTCGTCAGCCAGCTGATCCGTGCCGTGAAACAAGGACGGCCGTTCCGCGTGATGGGCTTCCGCGTGGACGCCGCGGCACTGGTGAACAGAACGCTGACCCCCGGGCCCGGTCGCTCCAACCACCCCATGGTGCTGTGGCCGGACGGACGGCCGCTGCTGGCCCTGCCAGCCGACAGCTCAGCGATCGGCCGGGCCAGCCGCATCGGACTGGAGCGCTGGGCCGAGCGCATGGACCGACGTGTGGTCCGCATCGGAGCTGGCCCGGACAGGCACATGCTGCAACTGCTCCCCTTTTCGCTGAACGGGGTCACCCTGCACCTCGGGGCCATCGTGGACATGGGCCAGTTGGAACCATGGCTGGGCACCGAACGGCGCTTCCTCTCGGCCATGCTGGCCGCGCTGCTGACGCTGCTGGTGCTGCTCACCCTCACCTTCATCCGCAGCCAGAGCGACCGCCGCCGCATGCGCGCCCAGGCCAAGCGGTCGCGTACCCAGGAGCGCAAGCTGGCCAAGGTGATCGGAGAGCGGGACGTGCTGGACCGCGAGGTGCACCACCGGGTGAAGAACAACCTGCAGGTGGTGAGCAGCCTGCTGAACATGCAGGCACAGCGCCTGCCGGAAGGCCCCGCGCGCGATGAGTTCGTCCGGGGCAAGCAGCGCATCGACATCATGGCGCTGGTGCACAACAAGCTGTACGCACTGCCCGACCTGCGCGGCATCCCCCTCGACCGCTTCTTCAGCGACCTGGCGGGCCAGATGGCCAAACTGCACGATCCACGGAGCCGGTCCGTGAGCCATGAGGTGGACGCCGCGGGCCTGCGCTGCGATCCGGACCAAGCGATCGACCTCGGGATCGTGCTGTGCGAGCTGATGAGCAATTGCTACCAGCACGCCTTCCCGCTGGTGACGGGCGGGCACATCGATCTGCGGCTGGAACCGCTTTCGAACGGCCTGGTGCGGCTGCGCGTCCGGGACAACGGACGGGGCATGCCCGCAGTGGTGGACGGCACGGGCCGTCTCGGATTGGACGTGGTGGAGGCCCTGGCGGAGAAGCTGGACGGGCAGTTCTCCATCACCACGGACCATGGCACCATCGCCGATGTGGTGTTCAAGCTGGTGCCCCTGCGCGAGGAATGAACCACATGGCGCGGCTCACTCGCTGAGCCACTCGATCTCCACGCGCCGTTCGCTCGGGTCGCGCCCCAGGCTCCGGCTGTCC is a window encoding:
- a CDS encoding DegT/DnrJ/EryC1/StrS family aminotransferase, with the translated sequence MTAPLIDLRSDTVTRPTPAMLEAMLRAEVGDDVFGEDPTVNALEERLAAMFGHEAAVLCPSGTMTNQIAINVHTRPGDEVICEEGAHVYRYEGGGMMATSGCSVKHVPADRGRFTAEAVIEAVNDRSAAYLANSRMVVVENTANRGGGAIWDMAAVRRIREACDAHDLRLHLDGARLFNAMAVDGSAATQWGALFESLSICLSKGLGAPAGSVLIGPAPFIHQARRVRKRLGGGMRQAGILAAAGLHALEHHVARLPDDHLRARRIGEALHTMPRVDEVMPVVTNIVIYTLREGHSAADHVAALAREGIRCLAIGPRQVRMVTHLDVDDAAIDRVVDRLRSMAD
- a CDS encoding sensor histidine kinase, with product MSAPARSPTWSYLLIAVVLLAALGYTVLSLTQFPRRTEELARMGLERTIRNLRTKVQGEFERLAMDLQKEAAFVALHDSMRVPELVDRWQALLATEPSLNAVYLANERGAEVALLRTASGIRVRRQLEGPGHGFPVSWALVPEAPLERARIDSTLYDPRMEAWFSRALSERKAEPVWSTAERSAERDTIVNEVLVSQLIRAVKQGRPFRVMGFRVDAAALVNRTLTPGPGRSNHPMVLWPDGRPLLALPADSSAIGRASRIGLERWAERMDRRVVRIGAGPDRHMLQLLPFSLNGVTLHLGAIVDMGQLEPWLGTERRFLSAMLAALLTLLVLLTLTFIRSQSDRRRMRAQAKRSRTQERKLAKVIGERDVLDREVHHRVKNNLQVVSSLLNMQAQRLPEGPARDEFVRGKQRIDIMALVHNKLYALPDLRGIPLDRFFSDLAGQMAKLHDPRSRSVSHEVDAAGLRCDPDQAIDLGIVLCELMSNCYQHAFPLVTGGHIDLRLEPLSNGLVRLRVRDNGRGMPAVVDGTGRLGLDVVEALAEKLDGQFSITTDHGTIADVVFKLVPLREE
- a CDS encoding O-methyltransferase, with translation MDLIDPELDAYCEAHSGIEAPHLRALREETYAGVYMPQMCSGHLQGRFLSMLSHLVRPKVIVEIGTYTGYSALCLAEGLAPGGMLHTIDIDPHLPPFVARHIAAAGFHDRITTHHRSALEVIPTLPTPFDLVFIDADKPAYPAYFDAVVDRVRPGGLIIADNVLWSGRVLQPTGEQDHQTAALVAYAHRVNGDPRVEPVIVPLRDGLMIARRR